One stretch of Micromonospora cremea DNA includes these proteins:
- a CDS encoding ABC transporter permease: MTENALDTAGRKAAAATAAGESATAAATPSTVVGPPPGVGGRPPRPTLGRRAVAFADSLWRPALVLAAFFAAWWFVAAREYVPNYLVPTPGQVWTTMTGQWSELARHTMVTLYETVLGFVLAAALGLATAVAIAYSRTLDKALYPIVLFAQVIPKIAIAPLLVVWFGLGLTPKIILAVLIAFFPVVISGVAGLRSTDPELLDLAATMGAGPWRTFRKIRFPNALPHLMAGLKVAVTLAVVGAVVGEFVGASEGLGYVLLLANGNLDAPLLFADLILMSAIGIVLFVLVEIAEALLIPWHASRRAGVPLTTS, translated from the coding sequence GTGACCGAGAACGCTCTGGACACGGCGGGCCGGAAGGCCGCCGCCGCGACGGCGGCCGGTGAATCCGCCACAGCGGCGGCCACCCCGTCCACCGTGGTCGGCCCGCCGCCCGGCGTGGGCGGCCGACCGCCACGACCGACCCTCGGCCGGCGGGCAGTCGCCTTCGCCGACTCGCTGTGGCGCCCGGCGCTGGTGCTGGCGGCGTTCTTCGCCGCCTGGTGGTTCGTCGCCGCCCGGGAATACGTGCCCAACTACCTGGTGCCCACCCCCGGCCAGGTCTGGACCACCATGACCGGCCAGTGGTCCGAGCTGGCTCGGCACACCATGGTCACCCTCTACGAGACGGTGCTCGGCTTCGTGCTGGCCGCCGCGTTGGGGCTGGCCACCGCGGTCGCCATCGCCTACTCGCGCACCCTGGACAAGGCGCTCTACCCGATCGTCCTGTTCGCACAGGTCATCCCGAAGATCGCCATCGCCCCACTGCTGGTGGTCTGGTTCGGTCTCGGCCTCACCCCGAAGATCATTCTGGCGGTGCTCATCGCGTTCTTCCCGGTGGTCATCTCCGGCGTGGCCGGGCTGCGCTCCACCGACCCGGAGCTGCTCGACCTCGCCGCCACGATGGGCGCCGGGCCGTGGCGCACCTTCCGCAAGATCCGTTTCCCGAACGCGCTGCCGCACCTGATGGCCGGCCTCAAGGTGGCGGTCACCCTCGCGGTGGTCGGCGCCGTGGTCGGCGAGTTCGTCGGCGCCAGTGAAGGGCTCGGCTACGTCCTGTTGCTGGCCAACGGCAACCTCGACGCCCCGCTGCTGTTCGCCGACCTGATCCTGATGTCCGCCATCGGCATCGTCCTGTTCGTGCTGGTCGAGATCGCCGAGGCACTGCTCATTCCCTGGCACGCCAGCCGTCGGGCCGGCGTACCACTCACCACCTCCTGA
- a CDS encoding cupin domain-containing protein — translation MPDRSAPLPGGIGVSRLRVYDTAAPDGVVGGTPHVHLCCTEGYVVTGGEGAVQTLTTAGYRETPLRPGAVVWFEPGTVHRLVNGGGLTIVVLMQNSGLPEAGDAVLTFPPEVLADPAAYAAAAALPGGGAPGADVTAAYRRRDLAVTGFQALRAGGPTALAAFHSAALALRRPLLARWRERWAAGAGRAAAGTGEQLDALDRGDPGHLGEAGVYAVGEPVERGRLGMCGLLDTYPATV, via the coding sequence ATGCCTGACCGGTCGGCCCCGCTGCCCGGCGGGATCGGGGTCTCCCGGCTCCGCGTCTACGACACCGCCGCGCCGGACGGCGTGGTCGGCGGCACCCCGCACGTGCACCTCTGCTGCACCGAGGGGTACGTGGTGACGGGCGGCGAGGGCGCGGTGCAGACCCTCACCACCGCCGGCTACCGGGAGACCCCGCTGCGACCGGGCGCGGTGGTCTGGTTCGAGCCGGGCACCGTGCACCGCCTGGTCAACGGTGGCGGACTGACCATCGTGGTGTTGATGCAGAACAGCGGTCTGCCCGAGGCCGGCGACGCGGTGCTGACCTTCCCGCCCGAGGTGCTGGCCGACCCGGCCGCGTACGCCGCCGCCGCGGCACTGCCTGGCGGGGGAGCGCCGGGCGCCGACGTGACCGCCGCGTACCGCCGGCGGGATCTGGCGGTGACCGGCTTTCAGGCGCTGCGGGCCGGTGGTCCGACGGCGCTGGCCGCGTTCCACTCCGCGGCGCTGGCGCTGCGCCGGCCGCTGCTGGCGCGCTGGCGAGAGCGGTGGGCGGCCGGCGCGGGCCGGGCCGCCGCCGGCACCGGCGAGCAGCTCGACGCGCTCGACCGGGGCGATCCCGGGCACCTGGGCGAGGCCGGGGTGTACGCGGTGGGCGAGCCGGTCGAGCGGGGCCGACTGGGCATGTGCGGCCTGCTCGACACCTATCCGGCCACCGTCTGA
- a CDS encoding cupin domain-containing protein → MSERFAVLQLDDLPTRRCSCGTTRRGFIAESDGQASVHLLQVQDAVTHHHRIATEYYIVLAGEGEVELDGVRHPARPMSAFLIKPGCRHRAIGDLTVLLVSLPAADDTDEYFDA, encoded by the coding sequence ATGTCCGAACGCTTCGCGGTGCTTCAACTCGACGACCTTCCCACCAGACGCTGCTCCTGCGGCACCACCCGCCGGGGCTTCATCGCCGAGAGCGACGGCCAGGCCAGCGTGCACCTGCTCCAGGTGCAGGACGCGGTCACCCACCACCACCGGATCGCCACCGAGTACTACATCGTGCTGGCCGGTGAGGGCGAGGTCGAGCTGGACGGGGTGCGCCACCCGGCCCGGCCGATGTCCGCGTTCCTGATCAAGCCGGGTTGCCGGCACCGGGCCATCGGCGACCTCACCGTGCTGCTGGTGTCGCTGCCGGCGGCCGACGACACCGACGAGTACTTCGATGCCTGA
- a CDS encoding LacI family DNA-binding transcriptional regulator, which yields MATLSDVARRAGVSPATASRVINGSSKPVTDELRERVLAAVAELQYVPNAHAQLLARSHRSAVGVIVHDVSDPYFAEITRGLQRVATDQGRLLMICNSYRDPDRELEYVELLRGHQVAALILAGSGYHDDAFTRQLNEKLAAYEATGGRVAVIGRHEHSGDAVMPDNRAGGYLAGRELCELGHRAIGVVAGPRILTTTTDRLAGLRQALAEQGCDVPARRIRYAEFDRDGGAEATARLLDADPELTAIVALNDSMAIGALATLRARSLAVPQRVSVVGFDDMPIARDVTPALTTVRLPLVDMGVRAMSLVLGAEAPAPRVEVLPAELVRRDTAGPAPQSTRDTAGAVPRPRRVDDAS from the coding sequence ATGGCCACCCTGTCCGACGTGGCGCGGCGCGCGGGCGTCTCGCCCGCCACCGCCTCCCGCGTGATCAATGGCAGCAGCAAGCCCGTCACCGACGAGCTGCGCGAGCGGGTGCTCGCCGCCGTGGCCGAGTTGCAGTACGTGCCGAACGCGCACGCCCAGTTGCTGGCCCGCTCGCACCGCAGCGCGGTCGGCGTGATCGTGCACGACGTCTCCGACCCGTACTTCGCCGAGATCACCCGCGGGCTGCAACGCGTCGCCACCGACCAGGGCCGGCTGCTGATGATCTGCAACAGCTACCGCGACCCGGACCGCGAGTTGGAGTACGTGGAGCTGCTGCGCGGCCACCAGGTGGCGGCGCTGATCCTGGCCGGCTCCGGCTATCACGACGACGCGTTCACCCGGCAGCTCAACGAGAAGCTCGCCGCGTACGAGGCGACCGGTGGGCGGGTCGCGGTGATCGGCCGGCACGAACACTCGGGTGACGCGGTGATGCCGGACAACCGGGCCGGCGGCTACCTGGCCGGTCGGGAGCTGTGCGAGCTGGGACACCGGGCGATCGGCGTCGTCGCCGGCCCGCGCATCCTCACCACCACCACCGACCGGCTGGCCGGGCTCCGGCAGGCCCTCGCCGAGCAGGGTTGCGACGTGCCCGCGCGGCGCATCCGGTACGCCGAGTTCGACCGCGACGGCGGCGCCGAGGCCACCGCCCGGCTGCTCGACGCCGACCCGGAGCTGACCGCGATCGTGGCGCTCAACGACTCGATGGCCATCGGCGCGCTCGCCACCCTGCGGGCCCGTTCCCTGGCCGTGCCGCAGCGCGTCTCGGTGGTGGGCTTCGACGACATGCCGATCGCCCGGGACGTGACTCCGGCGTTGACCACCGTGCGGCTGCCACTGGTCGACATGGGGGTCCGCGCGATGTCCCTGGTGCTCGGCGCGGAGGCGCCGGCGCCCCGGGTCGAGGTGCTCCCCGCCGAGCTGGTCCGGCGGGACACCGCCGGCCCCGCTCCGCAGTCCACACGGGACACCGCCGGTGCGGTGCCGCGTCCGCGTCGGGTTGACGACGCCTCGTGA
- a CDS encoding phosphotransferase family protein, whose translation MTSPTQRPLTTDDVTYLVRASFGPHTRVRDSGPLTGGGYATVWWALLDDDRRVVLKLAPPAGTRLLRYERGLCAAEARYFRLVAERAQEVPVPPVLHHGTDPAYGEWLVTGMLPGRSLRELAEAGAAVDDGPARYDLGAALAALHRVTGDRFGYDGDRADGSTWRAAFTAMLDALLADAADWDVRLPVTADRLRALVGRHAGVLDEVRRPALLHFDCWDGNVLTAPGPDGRLRLRGLVDGERFLHGDPLLDLVSPLLYRRVEDEPEHPLLRGYRAAAAEPLVLDDASRRWLSLYRLHLYLLMTVEMPSRGMTALSHPGRHSRLATLLDEELAALDQE comes from the coding sequence GTGACCAGCCCGACACAGCGTCCGCTCACGACGGACGACGTGACCTACCTGGTCCGTGCGTCGTTCGGCCCGCACACGCGGGTACGCGACAGCGGCCCGCTGACCGGCGGCGGCTACGCCACGGTCTGGTGGGCGTTGCTCGACGACGACCGTCGCGTGGTGCTGAAGCTGGCCCCGCCCGCCGGTACGCGCCTGCTGCGCTACGAGCGCGGGCTCTGCGCGGCCGAGGCACGATACTTCCGGCTGGTCGCCGAGCGGGCGCAGGAGGTGCCCGTTCCTCCGGTGCTGCACCACGGCACCGACCCGGCGTACGGCGAGTGGCTGGTCACCGGGATGCTGCCCGGCCGGTCGCTGCGCGAGCTGGCCGAGGCCGGCGCGGCGGTCGACGACGGCCCGGCGCGGTACGACCTCGGGGCGGCCCTCGCCGCGCTGCACCGGGTCACCGGCGACCGGTTCGGTTATGACGGCGACCGGGCCGACGGGTCGACCTGGCGGGCCGCCTTCACCGCGATGCTCGACGCGCTGCTCGCCGACGCGGCCGACTGGGACGTCCGGCTGCCGGTCACCGCGGACCGGCTGCGCGCGCTGGTCGGGCGGCACGCCGGCGTGCTGGATGAGGTGCGCCGCCCGGCGCTGCTGCACTTCGACTGCTGGGACGGCAACGTGCTGACCGCGCCCGGCCCGGACGGCCGGCTGCGACTCCGCGGGCTGGTGGACGGCGAACGGTTTCTGCACGGCGATCCGCTGCTGGACCTGGTCTCGCCGCTGCTCTACCGGCGGGTCGAGGACGAGCCGGAGCATCCGCTGCTGCGCGGCTACCGTGCCGCGGCCGCCGAGCCGCTGGTGCTGGACGACGCGTCCCGCCGCTGGCTCAGCCTCTACCGGCTGCACCTGTACCTGCTGATGACGGTGGAGATGCCGAGCCGCGGGATGACCGCGCTGAGCCATCCCGGGCGGCACTCCCGGCTGGCGACCCTGCTCGACGAGGAGCTCGCCGCGCTCGACCAGGAGTGA
- a CDS encoding GNAT family N-acetyltransferase, giving the protein MQIREFVDQDWSQVWPIIEEVIRAQETFPYDPAMTAEQSYGMWAEAAPGRTVVAVDGTRVLGTAKMGTNRPGPGSHVSTASFMVAADARGRGVGTALCRDAVAWARRQGYAGMQFNAVVESNRSAVELYRREGFEVVGTVPGAFRHPTLGRVSLHVMYQEL; this is encoded by the coding sequence GTGCAGATTCGGGAGTTCGTCGACCAGGACTGGTCGCAGGTGTGGCCGATCATCGAGGAGGTGATCCGGGCACAGGAGACCTTCCCCTACGACCCCGCGATGACCGCCGAGCAGTCGTACGGCATGTGGGCGGAGGCGGCGCCGGGGCGGACCGTCGTGGCGGTCGACGGCACGCGGGTGCTCGGCACCGCGAAGATGGGCACCAACCGTCCCGGGCCGGGCTCGCACGTGTCCACCGCGAGCTTCATGGTTGCCGCCGACGCGCGCGGGCGGGGCGTGGGCACCGCGCTGTGCCGAGACGCGGTGGCCTGGGCGCGCCGCCAGGGGTACGCCGGGATGCAGTTCAACGCCGTGGTGGAGAGCAACCGGTCGGCGGTCGAGCTGTACCGCCGGGAGGGCTTCGAGGTGGTCGGCACGGTGCCGGGCGCGTTCCGTCACCCCACCCTCGGCCGGGTCAGCCTGCACGTCATGTACCAGGAGTTGTGA
- a CDS encoding MFS transporter: protein MSRPVGTVRPPLWRDRTFGTYWIAQSLSAAGDSFAYLAVPLLVLQATGSVARMGLLTAVAGAASVVAGIFGGVLVDRYDRRTLMIAADLARLVLYGLVPLAWLAGPQVWLLFVVLPICEAAGMVFRVAAVTAVRNLVDRDRITEANGRLQATYAAAAVVGPLLAGVVSARFGPAVAIVVNAASFAFSAIGLWVIRLRPVQADDAAPVTRQRPLVEFLAGARFLWRHPVLRALTVLLSVFIFLTYGFTDVLIYHVTHDLGGSEGTVGTVLGLAAVGTIAGALLVAPLRRRRGFGVTWIGAHAVCGLAVAGVGLATTVPMVTALTGVYLCCLSVGGICSMSLRQEITPDHLLGRVTSAFWSTHYALGPAGAVALTWAAARYGVAAVAIVAGAGCLLVAIGGLFTPIRRAGAEPRRLPVPIPAGKAG from the coding sequence ATGAGCCGACCTGTCGGTACGGTCCGGCCTCCGCTCTGGAGGGACCGCACATTCGGCACGTACTGGATCGCGCAGTCGCTCTCCGCGGCCGGCGACTCGTTCGCGTACCTCGCGGTGCCGCTGCTGGTGCTCCAGGCGACCGGGTCGGTGGCCCGGATGGGTCTGCTCACCGCCGTCGCGGGCGCGGCGTCCGTCGTCGCCGGGATCTTCGGCGGTGTGCTGGTCGACCGGTACGACCGGCGGACCCTGATGATCGCGGCGGACCTGGCCCGGCTGGTGCTCTACGGCCTGGTGCCACTGGCCTGGCTCGCCGGGCCGCAGGTGTGGCTGCTCTTCGTCGTGCTGCCGATCTGCGAGGCGGCCGGGATGGTGTTCCGGGTCGCCGCGGTGACCGCGGTCCGCAACCTGGTCGACCGGGATCGGATCACCGAGGCCAACGGCCGGTTGCAGGCGACGTACGCGGCGGCGGCGGTGGTCGGCCCGCTGCTGGCCGGCGTGGTGTCGGCCCGGTTCGGCCCGGCGGTGGCGATCGTCGTCAACGCGGCGAGCTTCGCGTTCTCCGCGATCGGCCTGTGGGTGATCCGATTGCGACCCGTCCAGGCCGACGACGCCGCGCCGGTGACCCGGCAGCGGCCGCTGGTCGAGTTCCTGGCCGGGGCGCGGTTCCTGTGGCGTCACCCCGTGCTCCGCGCGCTGACCGTGCTGCTGTCGGTCTTCATCTTCCTGACCTACGGCTTCACCGACGTGCTGATCTACCACGTCACGCACGACCTCGGCGGCTCCGAGGGCACCGTCGGCACGGTGCTCGGCCTGGCGGCGGTCGGCACCATCGCCGGGGCGCTCCTGGTTGCCCCGCTGCGCCGCCGGCGCGGCTTCGGCGTCACCTGGATCGGCGCACATGCGGTCTGCGGTCTCGCCGTGGCGGGCGTCGGCCTCGCGACGACCGTGCCGATGGTCACCGCGCTGACCGGCGTGTACCTGTGCTGCCTGAGCGTGGGCGGGATCTGCTCGATGTCCCTGCGCCAGGAGATCACTCCCGACCATCTGCTCGGCCGGGTCACCTCGGCGTTCTGGAGCACCCACTACGCCCTCGGGCCGGCCGGCGCAGTCGCGCTGACCTGGGCCGCGGCCCGTTACGGCGTCGCGGCGGTCGCCATCGTGGCGGGGGCGGGGTGTCTGCTGGTCGCGATCGGCGGGCTGTTCACCCCGATCCGCCGAGCCGGCGCGGAGCCGCGTCGGTTGCCCGTCCCGATTCCGGCGGGAAAGGCCGGTTAG
- a CDS encoding NAD(P)/FAD-dependent oxidoreductase, with the protein MSTSHEAGTATTHRVLILGAGYAGMAAAIQLAARTKRRTDVQVTLVNAQERFTERLRLHMVATGQHLHERDIPALLADAGARFVRGWVTAVDAHAKTVRIDDSRVLHYDTLVYGLGSVADTTLVPGVEDHAYTLDSAQDAASLADRLARLADGTVVVVGSGLTGVESAAEIAERYPRLNVVLAGRQEPGASMNPRARDYLRAALDRLGVQVHSGTAVTKVLPDSVELAGETSIAADVVLWTGGTRVSPLAAAAGLTVDQRGRVVTDATLRSVSHPDVYAIGDAAAIRQGYGNMHGTCQSGMPTGVHAAVSIARALDGRQPRPFRFGYYHTPVSLGRHDAVVQFTHPDDSPRRVCLTGRAAVWYKETVSASPWPTYLRMVKLPSSGAFWPHGGRFTRLRDAR; encoded by the coding sequence ATGAGCACATCACACGAAGCCGGCACGGCCACCACGCACCGCGTGCTGATCCTGGGCGCGGGGTACGCGGGCATGGCCGCGGCGATCCAGCTCGCGGCCCGCACGAAGCGGCGCACCGACGTGCAGGTGACCCTGGTGAACGCGCAGGAGCGGTTCACCGAACGGTTGCGGCTGCACATGGTGGCGACCGGTCAGCACCTGCACGAGCGGGACATCCCGGCGCTCCTGGCCGACGCCGGCGCCCGGTTCGTCCGCGGGTGGGTCACGGCGGTGGACGCGCACGCGAAGACCGTCCGGATCGACGACAGCCGGGTGCTGCACTACGACACGCTGGTGTACGGGTTGGGCAGCGTGGCCGACACGACGCTGGTGCCCGGGGTCGAGGACCACGCGTACACCCTGGACAGCGCCCAGGACGCGGCGTCGCTGGCCGACCGGCTGGCGCGGCTCGCCGACGGCACGGTGGTGGTCGTCGGCAGTGGGCTGACCGGGGTCGAGTCGGCCGCGGAGATCGCCGAGCGGTACCCGCGGCTGAACGTGGTACTGGCGGGCCGGCAGGAACCGGGCGCCAGCATGAACCCCAGGGCCCGGGATTATCTGCGGGCCGCGCTCGATCGTCTCGGTGTCCAGGTGCACAGCGGGACGGCGGTGACCAAGGTGCTGCCCGACTCGGTCGAGCTGGCGGGCGAGACGAGCATCGCGGCCGATGTCGTCCTGTGGACGGGCGGCACTCGCGTGTCACCGCTGGCGGCCGCCGCGGGCCTGACCGTCGACCAGCGCGGTCGTGTCGTCACCGACGCCACACTGCGGTCGGTGTCGCACCCCGACGTGTACGCGATCGGCGACGCGGCGGCGATCCGCCAGGGCTACGGCAACATGCACGGCACCTGCCAGAGCGGCATGCCGACCGGCGTGCACGCGGCGGTGTCGATCGCCCGCGCGCTGGACGGCAGGCAGCCCAGGCCGTTCCGGTTCGGCTACTACCACACCCCGGTGAGCCTGGGCCGGCATGACGCGGTCGTGCAGTTCACCCACCCCGATGACAGCCCGCGCCGAGTGTGTCTGACCGGCCGCGCGGCGGTCTGGTACAAGGAGACGGTGAGCGCATCCCCCTGGCCGACCTACCTCCGCATGGTGAAGCTGCCCTCCTCCGGCGCGTTCTGGCCGCACGGTGGGCGCTTCACCCGGCTCCGGGACGCGCGGTGA
- a CDS encoding RNA polymerase sigma-70 factor — MTRPQSDADQEIFHRHRNLLFSVAYRILGSAADAEDAVQDAWIKWSGADRSQVADPKAYLARIVSNLALQRLRSSQHRRETYVGPWLPEPVLTEGDTADAVTDAESVSMAMLVVLETLSPLERAVFVLKEVFDFSHGEIAVAVERSEVAVRQAAHRAREHVRARRPRFTADRSQQRGVTERFLAAATGGDINTLLELLSPDVTLWTDGGGKVRQALRPIVGAETVAAWFAAIGTVTYQGVRPDDMRATLVEINNGPGLVFSGAGRVIATVTFDIDADGRITTIHNVANPDKLRAVGDGTTHDLATS, encoded by the coding sequence GTGACCCGCCCGCAGTCGGACGCCGACCAGGAGATCTTCCACCGCCATCGCAACCTGCTGTTCTCGGTGGCCTACCGCATCCTCGGCTCGGCGGCCGACGCCGAGGACGCCGTCCAGGACGCGTGGATCAAATGGTCCGGGGCCGACCGCTCCCAGGTGGCCGACCCCAAGGCGTACCTGGCGCGCATCGTCTCGAATCTCGCGCTGCAACGTCTGCGCTCCAGCCAGCACCGACGCGAGACCTACGTGGGGCCGTGGCTTCCCGAGCCCGTCCTGACCGAAGGCGACACCGCGGACGCCGTCACCGACGCCGAGTCGGTGTCGATGGCGATGCTGGTGGTGTTGGAAACGCTCAGTCCGCTCGAGCGGGCGGTGTTCGTCCTGAAGGAGGTCTTCGACTTCAGCCATGGCGAGATCGCGGTGGCGGTGGAACGCTCCGAGGTCGCCGTGCGCCAGGCCGCGCACCGCGCTCGGGAGCACGTGCGCGCCCGGCGCCCACGCTTCACGGCGGACCGGTCGCAGCAGCGTGGGGTGACCGAGCGATTCCTCGCCGCGGCGACCGGCGGCGACATCAACACCCTGTTGGAGTTGCTGTCGCCGGACGTCACGTTGTGGACCGACGGCGGCGGCAAGGTCCGCCAGGCTCTGCGCCCGATCGTGGGTGCGGAGACGGTCGCCGCCTGGTTCGCGGCCATCGGCACCGTCACCTACCAGGGCGTCCGGCCCGACGACATGCGCGCCACCCTGGTTGAGATCAACAACGGGCCGGGCCTGGTGTTCAGCGGGGCCGGCCGGGTGATCGCCACCGTCACCTTCGACATCGACGCCGACGGCCGCATCACCACCATTCACAACGTCGCCAACCCGGACAAGCTCCGAGCCGTCGGCGACGGCACCACCCACGACCTCGCCACGAGCTGA
- a CDS encoding NADPH-dependent FMN reductase: MTRIGIILGSTRPGRNGEAVARWVLEVAKQRSDAEFELIDLLDYKLPHLDEAYPPAMGQYTQPHTLRWAETIASFDGFVMVTPEYNHSTSGALKNAIDFLYAEWNNKAVGFVSYGSVGGARAVEHLRLISGELQMADVRSQVALSLFTDFENFSVFKPNEHQRDALGVTLDQVVAWSTALAPLRQR; encoded by the coding sequence ATGACCAGGATCGGGATCATCCTCGGGAGCACCCGCCCGGGCCGCAACGGCGAAGCCGTCGCCCGCTGGGTCCTCGAGGTCGCCAAGCAGCGCTCCGACGCGGAGTTCGAGCTGATCGACCTGCTCGACTACAAGCTGCCGCACCTCGACGAGGCGTACCCGCCGGCGATGGGCCAGTACACCCAGCCGCACACGCTGCGCTGGGCCGAGACCATCGCGTCGTTCGACGGGTTCGTGATGGTCACGCCCGAGTACAACCACTCCACCTCGGGCGCCCTGAAGAACGCCATCGACTTCCTCTACGCCGAGTGGAACAACAAGGCCGTCGGCTTCGTCAGCTACGGCTCGGTCGGCGGCGCGCGCGCCGTCGAGCACCTGCGGCTGATCTCCGGTGAGCTCCAGATGGCCGACGTGCGGTCCCAGGTCGCGCTGTCGCTCTTCACCGACTTCGAGAACTTCAGCGTCTTCAAGCCCAACGAGCACCAGCGGGACGCCCTCGGCGTCACCCTCGACCAGGTCGTGGCCTGGAGCACCGCGCTGGCACCGCTGCGCCAGCGCTGA